CAAATATTGCTGTGCTCGTCGGTGAAGATGCGTAACAGGAATTTACCCTCGCAGTGGGCGATGCCCGTCTGCGGGACGACCACGTAGTCACCCGGCGGTAGTGTAAAGAACGTCACCACTTCCCTCGCTACCGAATGATTGGTTACATCCAGCGGTTTCTGGCATTTCAggaaacgaaacgaaaaaccaaaaaataaaataaattaacaaaTGTCAATGACTCGAATCAACTCGTGGCGGAGTAAACCAGATGTACCGGTTCTTTATCgttttacatatatatattttttaaagccaacTTTTAAACCTAATTGACTCGTTGGCATACAATTCCAAAACGTTATGCTAATAGTATCCTGTCTACGTAATGTAGTAGACACCAAAACTCAGATGGACAGTGAATCAATCTGGCAAACCAAGTGTTCAACTTGAAACGAGGAAACAAATGACAATCGCAAAGCGAATGCGAACACCTTGTTTCTTCCTTTTAAGAGTGACATGgaattccaaaaaaaaaacgaacccATCCATATGGAGCCACTAGGACACACAAAGAGAAATGGACTCGTCTATCGTGTTCGTCACACGTTGACCAAATTCGGGCTGATCGGCACCTCATTTGCATGCCGATCGTATCAAATGGACGTGACTAAAAGGGCAGACAGATCGACTAGAGCTCTAGCATCGATCTAGCCCACTCtacgaaacaacaacaacaacaacaccaacaacaacaacaacaaatgcgACATCGTGAATCGAGATTTTGCGAAATAATTACCTGCTCGGCGACAAAGTGAGCGGTGAGTCGGTTGACGTTGGGTGGCACTTCGTAGACGGCGAAACCGATGGCGTGCATGGCACGGTTGATGGCTGAACCGGCACCGCTTTCCAGCGCCACTAGCGCAACCGCCGGcgcccattttcttttgtttgccgAGAACGAGAAGTCCGTCACGGGTCTCGTAGTGCTGCGTCACGGACACCACGACATGGCACTTGGAGCTGGTCGCGGCCGTCCGAGGGATTTGCACGAAGAACTGCGGGTTCATGGCCGTCGTTTCTGTCCGATTTCCGAACGTAACGCGCGTAACAATCGTAAAAGGAGACAaccataaaagaaagaaaatcaaatgaatgGCATTTGATAGTATCTTTCCGATCAGACAATttcgacacacacacacacacacacaaagaagaAGGGGGGGAGAGGAGGAGGCGGATCGACTTGTGTATACAATAATCGAAGATTACATACCCAAGTAATGCGGCCCTCCTCCGGCGTTATATCCGGCTCGCCATCTACGTCTAGCCAAAACAGCTCGCCAAGGTTTCTTCGAATGAAGCGCTGGCTCGTTCATCCAATCATCGGGGCCGATATGAACCAAGTCCAGGTGCGTAAATTGCTTAGAAAAGTCTTCGAAAGACATCCTGTCAAACGAAGCAAAACGACATCAAAATCCAAAatccaaaaatcaaataaaaaacatttccATTTTTGATTGTGAAAACACGCGTCTATTTTGATTGGCCCCTGCCGACGACGGGATAAACAAGCAACACACATACCAGAATTCTCCTTCGTTACGGACGCGGACGGACAATAATTCCTTGTCGCGCTCCGAGAGCGAGTCCCATTCCCAGGAGCGCTCCGACCATGGGCCGCTCCATTCACCACGGCCCCAAGGGTTCCTCAAACGGACGAGCGGCACTTCGCCGCGGTTGCTGCTCCTCACCCGAGCCAATCCCGTCACGCTGTAGGCCGTCTGCGACATGAGACCGTTGCGCAGTCGCAACGCCCGCGGCTGTTTACCTCCCGCCGACGACGAGCTTTCCTTCTCGCCGAAACTGATGCTGGCGATAAGAAGCGTCGATCGTGGCACGGCGCTGTTCAGCACCTGGTAGGTCAGGAACTTGTCTTGCTGAGAAAGGCAAAAACTCTGCACAAGGAACAGATGTTCAagatttcatttgtttgtttttttgtttaaatcaaTTTTCCCAAACAAggattttgtgtttttgtttaaagaaatATCAGTTGATGTCATGTCAAATATTCCAGCTTGTTTATTACCTGTACAATGCCGCCGGTAAGGTCTTGCAAGGCTTTGGTCGTGAATCCCGCGTGAAGGTTTTCGTAATTGCCGTACAGCCTATTATTCAATGTTCAAGCATTGGAAatgatttgaaattgtttttgttgaatttttttacttggCGTAAGCTTTTTCGAGCAGAGCGGCCCAGAATTCTTGCGGATCGGATGAATGCAGGTAGACTAGTTTGCCGCGCACGGTGGGCAGTTTATCGTCGATGACCACCTCCACCCAATCGCCAAAATGCCAGAACCGAaacctgtttttattttcggggcaattgtgaaaacaaaacaaatatgAAGACCAAGACAATTTGATTGACGTTGATGTTAAGACGATTGTTACAAGGAATAAACTATTTCGACATGCCTCCCGGCCTCATCGTTATACAGagtcaattaaaaaaaaagaaaaaaaaaaagggggggggggaatcgTTACGTCGATGATGTGTAACGTCATCATCCGCCCGGAAACCTGATAACGATGTTCGAttggtattttttattttttactattttcttGGCTATTTCACATTTTAACTCGTTTTTGTTAATGGGCATTCGGCAGGTAGTTAAAGAAAATTGAGATTCGGGCAAAAAGGAAAGCCGCTACTCATTCATCATAGATCTATTTCAACGGTACATCAAAGGAATGGCCTTTTCGACCTGAATTCAAGTAAAATGTTTCCGTTTTGGGAGTTgctcaataaaaaaaaaaaatgaaaaagaatatcggggcaaaacaaaacaaaaaacgaaatcgCACGCGCTCAGTTGAAAATGAATCAGAGCAACaggaaagaaatcaaaattgaGTGTCTTTTATAATAATAGGCCGTGCAGCGGAGAAAACGGCGATTATCCTCAACCAACTAGCATCTCATTATGCGTATAGACTCGTAATCGTAAACCTCGATACCTTTTATATGCCAGCCTATAAGTGTATCTCTATACTAGCGTGGTATCTTTtcaatcgtaaaaaaaaaaataaggataaCGGGGAGTGAagaagatgaaagaaaaaagaattaaaaaaaaaaaaagaaaatggttgaGGACCTGAAGAGACCGCAGTAGTGGAGGTCGAAGGTCTGGTCGGGCGGGACGACTCGATCGAGGAAGCGCGGTGTTAGTGTCAGGGACGAAATGGCAGCCAATAACCTGTTGTTAATTCcaggaacaaaaaaaaccaaacaaacacaaCGAACATTTAGATAATCGTCTTTTCATAATCAGTTAACGAAGTGGAGGAAACATTGGGTGAATCGTCTGCAAAAACAGGTAAACAGTAATCGACTCATTGTTAGGAGCGCAAACGATGCGCACGTTTAAACATAAAGATGAAGCAAATACAGTACCAAGGATCGCCCAGTTCGCCTTGTTCCACATCGAACCGTGATGCCCCGTTGGCGATGAATGTTGGCCGCTGGCAAATATCCTTCAAATCAAATGAATATTTATAAGCCTTATcccgaaaaaaataataaaaataaaaagcgaaGAAGATTCAAAAGAAACACATAAAGAGGAAGTCGGTTCGTGGGGTTTAAATTCGTGAATCGCCTCCCGCTAGAAAACTAATGCTGCACGTATGAAAACACACGTATACGGTCACGGTCACGGTATTTCCAATTAGGTAGAAGACCGGAACGGGTGTAACGAGATTCGCACGGTACGggattttttctctttttttttcgggacaaCAAGTTCACTCGTACAAAAGTGCaattacaaatgaaaaacatacCCAACAAAAAATGCATCCTTATAATCTCTTACATAattataatttgtttttttttctcagtaAAGATTCTTCGTCCCGTTTTCACGTGACGGGAGATGTAAGATTCAGATTTCTTCCCAGAATTCTCAGAGgccaaataaaaacaaaataaatgtacgtgaattaaaaaaagaaagagttgCATTTATCACGACCGAAATCATTgataaaataattgaaataacCTTAATTCCGCTGCcgttttcttctctctttttgctCATtagttgaaataaaaaataacggAATGCTCTTTCATAAttcttggttttgtttttgttactTGCCGGGGTCGTCACGAAACTTACGCATAACGcgtataaaaaaataaaataaaacataaataaaaaaaaaattaacacaaaaaTGCCACTCCTATTTTGCCTACGATGCCAACCATTGCTCAGAACCGGGAGATTTAAATTTatcgtttaaaaagaaaagaaaacaaaaaaaaagagccgcAGGTGTGGGAACTACTACTACTAGTACTACACGGCGGCGTCCAAAAgttcacaacaacaaaaaaaaaaaaaggaaaacgaaacaaaagcTTCTTTACGGTACACGTTTTGCCACACCCATTGGTTCGTTCGTTCGTTGTCTGAACATGAGAACAACATGCACCTTATCACAAGACTACGATGGTGTTGAAACAGACTTAACGAAAAAGATGTAGGTCGAATCATCCAAACAGAAAATTCTTATCTGACAATTTTGATCTCATCCATCACGTGGACTATACCATCATTAATCTCAAATGCGatgctttattttttactatCGTCTTTCTCCTCCGTTTCCTCTTCACCGTTTTCGAATCGAATGGAGATTGAATGGGCACGCACAACGTGATGACAGGCAAAACTGACTtgacctagttttttttttccccacagctaaaacaattcaaaacgACAATAATCGaagtcttaaaaaaaataaaaaccccaAATTTAGAAGGCGAACTTAAACATGTGTCAAAATGAATTTACGTGCGGTCTGAGCCAGGTGATGGGTCCTCCCAAATTGGCCGGCTTCTTGTTGGCATAGAGCGATCGGGTCGTGGACGGGAAATCGGGATCGTCAAAGAGCAATCCCCTATCGCGGCACACGCGTTTCAACTGGTGGTAGTTGGACGGCAGATGCCGGGCACCTCCGACGCTCGTCCCCCCAGCAGCGCCGCTGGCCAAACCTCCACGTCCTTGGTCCTTGGCCGTCTTTTCATTCGTCCAGtaccttgttttgttttgagaatgaaagaagaaaaagaacattcAATAATGATTTTGTGCTTCTTTCtcatgttgttttctttctacaagAGTCATCAAGTCAAAGGGTGGCAATCAACAATTTAACCCaacgcattttttttgttgttgtttgcccTAACAACCGGGTTAGGCTGATCCTTTGGAGACGACGATGAGCAATAggtttaattttgaaatccTGGTTTTTATCTAAGCAGATAAAGAACATCATCATTTTCTTGGCACGATACGAAGAGATGAATGGATCTCATGTACACACGTCCAAGgttgttgttttcattcgACCAAGATATCTTTATGCACTGAATATAAACGTtgcaacaaaaagaaaaactggctTTCTTTAGAGAAGAATAATGAATAGCAAAATATAAAGAAAGTCATTGTTCCCCTTTTATGgaaacacatttttatttcctagcaaaataataataataataataaaaagagagagagggaaacATTCCCGTTTGGAACGAATATTTCTATTTGATTGGTGTTATTATTAGCTTCAATCTTAGCTAGACAGGTCCACAGGTATGCGTTCTCATAGCTGTCCAGCAAACGGTGCATTGCGGTAACATTGGCCGATCAGTCAGACTGACTGCGTGCACGCGTATTTATCACGCTCTTATCTCTTgctatttttctcttttaagtctctttttctttttaaaaaaaagaaatagaaataataatttcaaaacattttttttttcagttgctAACGGCCGCTCCCGGCGCATCACGAACTCTTGATTGCAGCATATTCCAATCAACAACAacggtaaaaataaaaagacgaagtctataaggaaaaatattaaaaaaaaaaaatatccacttttgttttgaaacacGGAGCAAAGAAGGAGATCTCTCCGGCTAATGCATAGCCCCCCTCCGGTAGgttcattcaaaaaaaaaaaaaacaaaaaaatgggattATTAAAAGCCAATGGATACTGCTTTGCAGCCGCTGGATTATACAGCTGGCCAaaggaaaatagaaataaaaaataaaaaaaggggggtaaACTTGACGCAGCTTTTCCGAATGATTAGAACGAGCAGGtggaggaagaagaagctaCTACAACGATTTCGATCTGCTTCAACCTGTTCATAATATATGCGTAACTATTGTGTTTTTACGTACCATTAAACGCATCACGATAAACGATTCTCTCTCTACCCCCACCGACTTTTCATTAGCCccttttcctttaaaaaaaagaaaaaggggaaagaatAAGAGAAGACTCCATTTTCAGGTGTTGGCAACACTGGAAATTATGAtttggctttctttttttttttttattcttgctTTCGCATAACGTTAGCAACATGCAAATTAAACGTCCGTGCTGCAGGCAACCGGTTGAAACGTTAATGACACCTGtcaaaaatgtttcaaactgCCCGCATGAAGTTGTCACAAAGAATTCTTGCGGGATTCgatgagaaacaaaaacaaaatgtgggtaaaaaaaaaaaaagggggagggaggggAATTAAAAACCGCAAAAAAGGGAACGAGAAACCGTTgggggatgaaaaaaaaacaaccggAATTGAAGTGAACGACACAGAGAAACACCGCCAAAGTCACACGTCTAagccgaaaacaaaaacaacaacaaaaaaaaaagttcctcGCTAGccccaacacacacacacacacaccgccAATTAGGGGCTATTGTTTATTCCTctagaattcaaaaaaaaaaaaaaaaaggaccccGACACGGAGAGAATAGCGAACAAAAGGAATAATAAGGacattaaaaacaagaaaactcCTCCCAATTGTGTAATAATAAAACATATGGAATGGTTGGATTGTTGTGGACGGGGCGGGGGGAAGgccagaaagaaagaaaaaaaaaaggtcgtcCCTGTTAATGAACCTGGTCTCTCTGTTTCGAATGTCTACACttaaaaacgaataaaaaaaataaaaaaaattgcatcgAAGAAAATACTCACCGTGATAAAGTGGACTGTTTGTCTTCACGCGGAGGCGGCCATCCGTTGTTTGCCCATTGCGGCGGTGGCGGAGGTGCTGGTTGGTGTTGCTGTCGATGAACCGCTCCATCTGctgcaacaaaagaaaaaaataaataaataaataaaaattcacaCTCGTCCTTGATTGAAAGACAAACACACAAGGGCTGATGACTGGGCCATTTTTTGCCAAACTCAATTATTGAAACAACTGCGGCGTTttgctttgtttgtttttttttgtgggggggtGTTAGAAATGCAACCGAattatgaatttaaaaaaaaatatatgtttaAACACACACGCCGAGAAAACGTCTAAACGCAAGTTGATCTTAACATGCAAAACAAATGtgcgtttcaaaaataaactgTCGACAATACAacagtttaaaaattttaaaaaatggaggaATGACTCGGTTGAAACGTAAACAATTCATTTGATGCTGTCGTTGTCTATTTCTCATGTCCTTTCATCAATTGAAGGAGGAATGTGAGATCCAGCTTAGaatctcctcttcttcttcttctgtccgttcaaaataaaataaaacttatatCTCGAAATTGTTGGCGTCGtctcatctctctctctctctctatcccgtaagaagatgaaaaatgaaacgagAGACAATTCACGCGACTTTGACACTTGTCACCAAccatctctctctttttattttctctcggCGGGAAAAATGTTGACACGAACTGAAATAAGAGAGAACTCTTCCTtgtgaaagaaaaggaaaaaaaattccaaaatcGGAATgagatggaaagaaaaaaaagagtgtcGGGATGCCGCCGGGAGGATCTCAAGTCACGCCACGGCGAACACGTCATCTCAAAAATCTACAGACAACTACGCagacttaaaaaaagaaaagaaaaaaaaaaggtgagaCGCTGgccagaaaacaaaataaatttataagaactttttttgttgttgctatcCATAAGGCACgcacgtacacacacacacacacccttCCATCCGCCTGTTGCGTGAGAGACGTCGAAGGACACAAGGCACAGCACTCTGCTTCGTCACCCGAGTGTCGTCCTCTATCATGTTACCATAAATCCCGGAAGCTcaaaagaattattattttatttattttcactCTCTTTTGTTAGAAGCTTCTTTTTCTCGATGACGCAAGAGGAATGAAACACGACAAACGTTACAAGTGAAAGTCGCTGCAAAAACAACGCGCCTATTGCGCACCCTCGATGTTGCAACACGTAAAACAATGAATTCAGAGCATTCGAAAAAAGAATCTAATCGACTTCTGTAcatcaaaatcaaaa
This genomic interval from Daphnia magna isolate NIES linkage group LG8, ASM2063170v1.1, whole genome shotgun sequence contains the following:
- the LOC116929601 gene encoding LOW QUALITY PROTEIN: calpain-9 (The sequence of the model RefSeq protein was modified relative to this genomic sequence to represent the inferred CDS: inserted 2 bases in 1 codon); translated protein: MLYKNSTEPPPLPTTPAADGAVHRQQHQPAPPPPPQWANNGWPPPREDKQSTLSRYWTNEKTAKDQGRGGLASGAAGGTSVGGARHLPSNYHQLKRVCRDRGLLFDDPDFPSTTRSLYANKKPANLGGPITWLRPHDICQRPTFIANGASRFDVEQGELGDPWLLAAISSLTLTPRFLDRVVPPDQTFDLHYCGLFRFRFWHFGDWVEVVIDDKLPTVRGKLVYLHSSDPQEFWAALLEKAYAKLYGNYENLHAGFTTKALQDLTGGIVQSFCLSQQDKFLTYQVLNSAVPRSTLLIASISFGEKESSSSAGGKQPRALRLRNGLMSQTAYSVTGLARVRSSNRGEVPLVRLRNPWGRGEWSGPWSERSWEWDSLSERDKELLSVRVRNEGEFWMSFEDFSKQFTHLDLVHIGPDDWMNEPALHSKKPWRAVLARRRWRAGYNAGGGPHYLETTAMNPQFFVQIPRTAATSSKCHVVVSVTQHYETRDGLLVLGKQKKMGAGGCASGAGXSGAGSAINRAMHAIGFAVYEVPPNVNRLTAHFVAEQKPLDVTNHSVAREVVTFFTLPPGDYVVVPQTGIAHCEGKFLLRIFTDEHSNIWEVNEDNMIFRNVAAEGFEDGFKHPEVRSSFSKLAVKYPTEIDAAILMKILKNYNCFRSTANSVDLARPVSVSSNVGSPSGCCANVPCFNSLMFSEKPPSLELCKSLIMLRDFNISGKINLIDVPALLHTLHFWRVAFSKYDRAHGGKTSSYNLRPILWESGLTVSNKVLECLVLRFAKNRVLTAEAFVMALVRLHLAHERYLSIDSKMKGSPLSLEEMILMTIYS